A window of the Kosakonia radicincitans DSM 16656 genome harbors these coding sequences:
- the treZ gene encoding malto-oligosyltrehalose trehalohydrolase, which produces MESKSFAKSWGADDIGEGTVRFRLWATGQQSITLRLPANDIAMQSVGKGWFETTVPGLAPGTPYQYVLEDGRAIPDPASRAQQGDVNGPSLVIEPAHYRWQHAHWQGRRWEEAVYYELHIGTFTPQGTFQAAIEKLPYLAELGITVIEVMPVAQFGGDRGWGYDGVLLYAPHAAYGSPDDFKAFVDAAHGYGLAVVLDIVLNHFGPEGNYLPLLSPDFFHPERETPWGAGIAYEVDAVRRYIAEAPLYWLTEFHLDGLRFDAIDQIEDSAEQHLLVDIAERIRAAIPDRAVHLTTEDCRNIIALHPRGSAGEIPLFSGEWNDDVHNVAHVLATGETHAYYQDFADHPEQLLARALTEGFAYQGEVSPQSGEARGVDSRGQPPTAFVDFIQNHDQVGNRAQGERLLSLAGADRTRALLAMLLLSPHIPLLFMGEEYGETQPFLFFTDFHGDLAQAVREGRAKEFAGHAGHGETVPDPNDPTTFARSKLNWQTVHSAEGKAWLALTKQLLALRQQHIVPLLAKAGGHQGEVLATAPGFLAVCWRFPQGTLSLALNLGDTPQPQPAMPGNTLFALPQAQSELAPNAIIVRLAGREA; this is translated from the coding sequence ATGGAGTCGAAATCTTTTGCGAAAAGCTGGGGCGCCGACGACATCGGCGAAGGCACGGTGCGCTTCCGTTTGTGGGCAACAGGCCAGCAGAGTATCACGCTGCGGCTTCCTGCTAACGATATCGCGATGCAGTCAGTCGGCAAAGGCTGGTTTGAAACCACAGTTCCCGGTCTTGCGCCCGGAACACCTTATCAATATGTGCTGGAAGACGGCAGAGCCATCCCCGATCCCGCCTCGCGTGCGCAGCAGGGGGATGTGAATGGCCCGTCGCTGGTGATCGAGCCCGCCCACTACCGCTGGCAACATGCGCACTGGCAGGGTCGCCGCTGGGAAGAGGCGGTTTACTACGAACTGCATATCGGCACCTTCACCCCACAGGGCACCTTTCAGGCGGCCATTGAAAAACTGCCGTACCTGGCGGAGCTGGGCATCACGGTGATTGAAGTGATGCCGGTTGCGCAGTTTGGCGGCGATCGCGGCTGGGGTTATGACGGCGTCTTGCTCTACGCGCCGCATGCGGCCTACGGTTCGCCGGATGATTTCAAAGCGTTTGTCGATGCCGCGCACGGCTATGGCCTTGCGGTGGTGCTCGATATTGTGCTCAACCACTTCGGCCCGGAAGGCAACTATCTGCCGCTGCTGTCGCCGGATTTTTTCCACCCGGAACGCGAAACGCCATGGGGCGCGGGCATTGCCTATGAAGTGGACGCCGTAAGGCGCTATATCGCGGAAGCGCCGCTCTACTGGCTGACAGAGTTTCACCTCGATGGGCTGCGCTTTGATGCCATCGATCAAATCGAGGACAGCGCAGAGCAGCATCTGCTGGTGGATATTGCCGAACGCATTCGTGCAGCAATCCCGGATCGCGCCGTGCACCTCACCACCGAAGATTGCCGCAACATTATTGCCCTGCATCCGCGCGGCAGCGCGGGCGAGATTCCGCTGTTTAGCGGCGAGTGGAACGACGATGTGCATAACGTCGCCCATGTGTTAGCCACCGGCGAAACGCACGCTTACTATCAGGATTTTGCCGATCACCCCGAGCAACTGCTGGCGCGGGCGCTGACGGAAGGGTTCGCTTATCAGGGCGAAGTCTCGCCGCAGAGCGGAGAAGCGCGCGGTGTTGACAGCCGCGGGCAGCCACCTACGGCGTTTGTCGATTTTATTCAGAACCACGATCAGGTCGGCAACCGAGCACAGGGCGAAAGGCTGCTGAGCCTGGCGGGAGCGGATCGCACCCGCGCGCTGCTGGCGATGCTGCTGCTGTCGCCGCATATTCCGCTGCTGTTTATGGGCGAAGAGTATGGCGAAACGCAGCCGTTCCTCTTTTTCACTGATTTCCATGGCGATCTGGCGCAGGCCGTGCGCGAAGGCCGGGCAAAGGAGTTCGCGGGCCATGCCGGACACGGCGAAACGGTGCCCGATCCGAATGACCCGACAACGTTTGCCCGCTCGAAGCTGAACTGGCAAACAGTGCACAGCGCCGAGGGCAAAGCGTGGCTGGCGCTGACAAAGCAACTGCTGGCGCTGCGTCAGCAGCATATTGTGCCGCTGCTGGCAAAAGCGGGCGGCCATCAGGGGGAGGTGCTGGCTACCGCGCCCGGTTTTCTCGCCGTCTGCTGGCGTTTCCCGCAGGGAACGCTCTCGCTGGCGCTGAATCTGGGCGACACGCCGCAGCCGCAGCCAGCGATGCCCGGTAACACACTGTTTGCCTTGCCGCAGGCGCAATCTGAATTAGCGCCGAATGCCATTATCGTTCGTCTTGCAGGGAGAGAAGCATGA
- the bla gene encoding class A beta-lactamase — protein sequence MFFSPKSICSLLLVCLPSVHAAAMDSARLAEVVRLQEQQLGARIGVAVVDTTSGKTASYRGDERFPLNSTYKALLCGTLLSKVDNGELALTDTTQFPRSALVAYSPVTEKFVAPARINWQQLCSAAVSYSDNTAANLLAQKLGGPASITRYLQTLGDSVTRLDRFEPELNSAIPGDLRDTTTPLAVSRTLQKLTLGTALKPGSRAQLIQWMREDKVADTLLRSTLPAGWTIADKTGAGDFGSRSIISVVWPENNTPRIVVIYITNTKATLKQSNAAIASLGKAIFSAIK from the coding sequence ATGTTTTTCTCACCGAAATCAATTTGTTCTCTGCTGTTGGTTTGCTTGCCGTCGGTGCATGCCGCTGCCATGGACTCTGCCCGGCTGGCTGAGGTTGTACGTTTGCAGGAGCAGCAGCTTGGCGCGCGCATCGGCGTGGCCGTGGTGGATACCACCAGCGGCAAAACGGCGAGCTACCGTGGAGATGAGCGTTTTCCACTGAACAGCACTTACAAAGCGTTGCTGTGCGGCACATTACTCAGCAAGGTGGATAACGGCGAGCTGGCGCTGACGGACACCACGCAATTCCCGCGTTCGGCGCTGGTGGCGTACTCGCCGGTGACGGAGAAGTTTGTCGCCCCGGCACGCATCAACTGGCAGCAACTGTGCAGCGCGGCGGTCAGCTACAGCGACAACACGGCGGCGAATCTGCTGGCGCAAAAGCTCGGCGGCCCGGCGTCCATCACCCGTTATCTGCAAACGTTAGGTGACAGTGTCACGCGGCTGGACCGTTTTGAACCTGAACTGAACAGTGCGATACCTGGCGATTTACGCGATACCACTACGCCGCTGGCCGTCAGCCGCACGCTGCAAAAACTGACGCTGGGAACGGCATTGAAGCCCGGTTCACGCGCGCAGTTAATTCAGTGGATGCGTGAGGATAAGGTCGCCGATACGTTATTGCGTTCAACGCTGCCTGCCGGGTGGACCATTGCCGATAAAACCGGTGCCGGGGATTTTGGTTCGCGTTCTATTATCAGCGTGGTGTGGCCGGAAAATAACACTCCCCGTATCGTAGTTATTTATATAACAAACACAAAGGCAACGTTAAAACAGAGTAATGCAGCCATTGCCAGCCTCGGAAAAGCGATATTTTCCGCGATCAAATAA
- a CDS encoding zinc-dependent alcohol dehydrogenase family protein: MNNTALRYRAFGEPLTTLYAETTPLQPCAPGMLRVRMLLAPVNASDLIPITGAYSHRIILPAIAGYEGVGVVSETTPETAHLQGKRVLPLLGQGTWQQYVDCPAELAVPVPDDIDDALAARAYINPLAAQMMLTHYPPQGQHVIVTAAGSECAGYLAQWARQSGAKSVTGIYRSAIHASRLAAGGVIPLSETDSAAIRQAAAKAGVVYDATGGDLAGLLLQALPTDAQFISYGLLSGQPFGIQRRLPVVHWFHIRNHLDSLSASAWQQTFSDIWTRLRKNPPADVTLFPFADWQQAIAFYHQPGRITKPLLSMR; this comes from the coding sequence ATGAATAATACAGCATTACGCTACCGCGCGTTCGGAGAACCCTTAACCACGCTGTACGCCGAAACCACCCCGCTACAGCCCTGCGCGCCGGGCATGCTTCGCGTCAGAATGTTACTGGCGCCGGTCAATGCCTCGGATCTGATCCCGATTACCGGAGCCTACAGCCACCGCATTATCCTGCCCGCGATTGCCGGGTATGAAGGCGTCGGCGTGGTCAGCGAAACCACGCCAGAAACCGCGCATTTACAGGGAAAACGCGTGCTGCCCTTACTCGGCCAGGGCACCTGGCAGCAGTATGTTGACTGCCCGGCGGAACTGGCCGTGCCGGTTCCCGATGATATCGACGATGCCCTTGCCGCCCGCGCGTATATTAATCCACTGGCCGCGCAGATGATGCTGACGCACTACCCACCGCAAGGCCAGCATGTGATAGTGACCGCCGCCGGTTCCGAATGCGCAGGCTACCTCGCGCAGTGGGCCAGACAAAGTGGAGCGAAAAGCGTGACCGGGATTTATCGCTCCGCCATTCACGCCAGCAGGCTGGCCGCAGGCGGCGTGATCCCGCTTTCTGAAACGGACAGCGCCGCCATTCGCCAGGCGGCGGCGAAAGCGGGTGTAGTGTATGACGCCACCGGCGGCGATTTGGCCGGGCTGTTATTGCAGGCGTTGCCGACCGACGCGCAGTTTATCAGCTACGGCCTGCTCTCCGGGCAACCGTTCGGCATCCAGCGCCGCCTGCCGGTGGTGCACTGGTTTCACATCCGTAACCATCTCGACTCGCTTTCCGCCAGCGCGTGGCAGCAGACGTTTAGCGATATCTGGACGCGGCTGCGCAAAAATCCGCCCGCTGATGTCACGCTGTTCCCGTTTGCCGACTGGCAACAGGCAATCGCGTTTTATCACCAGCCGGGCCGGATAACGAAACCGCTGTTGTCGATGCGCTGA
- a CDS encoding SDR family oxidoreductase, whose translation MLTWLITGASSGLGLSMTQKLLARGDRVVACVRRADALSDLQAQYGGQLHLCRFDMTDTAAMRGEIERAFSTLGRIERVVSNAGYGLFGAAEEVSDAQIERQIATNLTGSIQLVRAVLPWLRAQGGGRIVQVSSEGGQVAYPNFSLYHASKWGIEGFLESLAQEVKPFAIDVVIAEPGPTQTGFGGGLDHARPLAIYDATPAGDVRRGIANGDFAITGDADRTVEAIIAVADQQNPPLRVPLGSIAYDHLVATLGARLREIEGQRALAYSADRT comes from the coding sequence ATGTTGACATGGCTGATTACCGGCGCGTCTTCCGGGCTGGGTTTATCGATGACGCAAAAATTACTGGCGCGCGGAGACCGCGTTGTGGCCTGCGTTCGTCGTGCTGATGCGCTGAGCGATCTTCAGGCGCAGTATGGCGGGCAGTTGCATCTTTGCCGTTTTGACATGACAGATACCGCCGCGATGCGCGGGGAAATCGAGCGCGCCTTCAGCACGCTCGGCAGAATTGAACGGGTGGTGAGCAATGCCGGTTACGGGTTGTTTGGCGCGGCGGAAGAGGTCAGCGATGCGCAGATCGAACGGCAAATCGCCACCAATCTGACCGGCTCAATTCAGCTGGTGCGCGCGGTGCTGCCGTGGCTGCGGGCGCAGGGCGGCGGGCGAATTGTGCAGGTTTCATCAGAAGGCGGGCAGGTGGCCTATCCCAATTTCAGCCTCTATCACGCCAGTAAATGGGGCATTGAAGGGTTTCTTGAGTCGCTGGCGCAGGAGGTTAAACCTTTTGCGATTGATGTGGTGATTGCCGAACCCGGCCCGACGCAAACCGGTTTTGGCGGTGGCCTCGATCATGCCCGGCCGCTGGCGATTTATGATGCCACACCCGCAGGCGATGTGCGGCGCGGCATTGCCAACGGTGATTTCGCCATTACCGGCGATGCGGATCGTACGGTAGAGGCGATTATCGCCGTCGCCGACCAGCAAAACCCGCCGCTGCGGGTGCCGCTCGGCAGTATTGCTTACGATCATTTAGTGGCGACGCTGGGCGCACGGCTGCGTGAAATTGAAGGCCAGCGTGCGCTGGCGTACTCCGCAGATCGCACATAA
- a CDS encoding LysR family transcriptional regulator: MKNVSLSDLKAFLLVARLQSFQQAAGELGVSRSALSHAMRALETRLGVRLLHRTTRSVSLTQQGAAFLQRLDPLLNALDDVLDSTRFQPQELHGTLRINANEGGARWLLQHVVRDFLRAHPQVELDLVTDGRLVDIVAAGFDAGVRLAEAVPRDMIAVPFGGDIRFITIAAPGYLEQAGTPQTPEALLQHRCIAQRLPGGKRYRWEFMRDDKPLTLNVPGTLCLDNSALMVEAVVLGLGIAYVPEPYARQALNDGLAVQVLEAWCPPIAGLCLYYASHRHVPATLRAFIAAIRAVA, from the coding sequence ATGAAAAATGTCAGCCTTAGCGATTTGAAAGCGTTTCTCCTTGTGGCCCGTTTGCAGAGTTTTCAGCAGGCAGCGGGCGAGCTGGGCGTTTCACGCTCGGCGCTCAGCCATGCCATGCGCGCGCTGGAAACCCGGCTGGGCGTCCGCTTGTTGCACCGCACGACCCGCAGCGTGTCGCTGACCCAGCAAGGCGCGGCTTTTCTGCAACGGCTCGATCCGTTGCTGAATGCGCTGGACGATGTGCTCGACAGCACCCGTTTTCAGCCGCAGGAGCTGCACGGTACGCTGCGCATCAACGCCAATGAAGGCGGCGCGCGCTGGCTGTTACAGCATGTGGTGAGGGATTTTTTACGCGCGCATCCGCAGGTGGAGCTGGATCTGGTCACCGATGGCCGTCTGGTGGATATCGTTGCCGCCGGTTTCGACGCCGGAGTCCGGCTGGCGGAAGCGGTGCCGCGCGACATGATTGCCGTGCCGTTTGGCGGCGACATCCGCTTTATCACCATTGCTGCGCCCGGTTACCTTGAACAGGCAGGAACGCCGCAAACGCCGGAAGCGTTATTGCAGCACCGCTGCATCGCGCAGCGTCTGCCGGGCGGCAAACGCTATCGTTGGGAATTTATGCGCGACGATAAGCCGCTAACGCTGAATGTGCCCGGCACGCTGTGTCTGGACAACAGTGCGCTGATGGTGGAAGCGGTCGTGCTGGGACTGGGCATCGCCTATGTGCCGGAACCGTATGCCCGCCAGGCGCTCAACGACGGGCTGGCGGTGCAGGTTCTTGAAGCGTGGTGCCCGCCGATTGCGGGGTTGTGCCTTTACTACGCCAGCCACCGGCACGTTCCGGCGACGCTCAGGGCGTTTATAGCCGCAATACGTGCCGTGGCGTAA
- a CDS encoding metallophosphoesterase — protein sequence MLIAQLSDIHAAPDNDNLARLHNAIDWLLALQPDLLVVSGDLTDDGWHEGYLAIAAELQRLYCRTHIIPGNADDKAVMCASLPAFIHHHAADAMHFCQQLDGVAVIGLDVTVAGEIRGDIRPHLPWLKSALAASPQPALLFLHQHLFPSGIAPLDGAMCDGAEELRQLLHTLPFPPLALCSGHVHRPMSATFAGIPAYICGSICPANPLMLDAQRLPPVGDPPALMIHQICERRLVSHFVSV from the coding sequence ATGCTGATTGCTCAGCTCAGTGATATTCACGCCGCGCCCGATAACGATAACCTCGCGCGACTGCATAATGCCATTGACTGGCTGCTCGCCCTGCAACCTGATTTGCTGGTGGTGAGCGGGGATTTAACCGATGATGGCTGGCACGAAGGCTATCTGGCGATTGCCGCAGAACTGCAACGGTTGTACTGCCGCACACACATTATCCCCGGCAATGCCGACGATAAAGCGGTGATGTGCGCCAGCCTGCCCGCCTTTATCCATCATCACGCCGCTGACGCAATGCACTTTTGCCAGCAGCTTGACGGCGTGGCGGTCATTGGCCTGGATGTGACCGTCGCGGGCGAAATCCGGGGCGATATCCGCCCGCATCTGCCGTGGCTGAAAAGCGCTCTCGCCGCCAGCCCGCAACCGGCGCTGCTGTTTTTGCATCAGCACCTGTTCCCCAGCGGCATCGCACCGCTTGATGGCGCGATGTGCGATGGCGCAGAGGAACTGCGCCAGTTGCTTCACACCCTGCCGTTCCCGCCGCTGGCGCTGTGCAGCGGGCACGTTCACCGCCCGATGAGCGCTACCTTTGCCGGGATTCCGGCTTATATTTGCGGCTCCATCTGCCCGGCAAACCCGCTGATGCTGGATGCGCAACGCCTGCCGCCAGTGGGCGATCCGCCGGCACTGATGATCCATCAGATCTGCGAGCGCCGCCTGGTAAGCCATTTTGTTAGCGTTTAG
- a CDS encoding DUF4365 domain-containing protein: MVREKVLKLGHIFRETTARDYGIDGQIEIVTSENGVKYASGKLLAVQIKCGPSHFRFPNDDGWAFYCKAPHINYWREHSLPVILILCDPETNQCYWEWITQQATRPTSNGAYIQVLKSKTLDNTGGELEKIARQRSMDVKSTDTFILPLNDSYAIDLPDDEIAVLCSEISLAYSRKRDVHIDIGFTVEDFCLNELNGLYDSGNLTVEQRQKRNEYEQAMDWFTMQREALSSGIELLFTEGLTRLGFISSGHWEPVATALKAFVDYHIYQRLGRHRPAGMALDAYPGNGVNTPVARIYLDADQELALYKKFSPVRNAPASAEKVTLPDNPFWFYGAILAEMGHDLTYQRVLPAVISALVSHFRNNAISPETFFSSAAGDLQGWQVGLA; this comes from the coding sequence ATGGTCAGAGAAAAGGTGCTCAAGCTGGGGCATATATTTCGGGAAACCACCGCGCGTGATTATGGTATTGATGGCCAGATAGAAATCGTGACGTCAGAAAATGGCGTAAAGTATGCGTCAGGTAAGCTGCTGGCCGTGCAAATCAAGTGCGGTCCTTCTCATTTCAGATTCCCCAATGACGATGGCTGGGCTTTTTACTGTAAAGCCCCGCACATCAATTATTGGCGGGAACACTCGTTGCCGGTGATTCTGATTCTGTGCGATCCCGAAACAAACCAATGCTACTGGGAATGGATAACCCAACAGGCCACTCGTCCGACGTCAAATGGGGCGTATATCCAGGTACTGAAGAGTAAAACGCTGGATAACACTGGCGGCGAGCTTGAAAAGATTGCCCGACAAAGGAGCATGGACGTCAAAAGCACTGACACGTTTATCCTGCCGTTAAACGATAGCTACGCCATCGATCTGCCGGATGACGAGATTGCCGTTTTATGTTCAGAAATTTCGCTCGCTTACAGCCGCAAACGTGATGTTCATATCGATATCGGTTTTACCGTCGAAGATTTTTGCCTGAATGAACTCAATGGACTTTACGACAGCGGCAATCTGACGGTTGAACAGCGGCAGAAGCGCAATGAGTATGAACAGGCGATGGACTGGTTCACCATGCAGCGAGAGGCGTTATCGTCCGGGATTGAGCTGCTATTTACCGAAGGGTTAACCCGGCTGGGTTTTATCAGTTCAGGTCACTGGGAGCCGGTAGCAACAGCGTTGAAAGCTTTTGTTGATTACCATATTTATCAACGACTTGGGCGTCATCGCCCGGCTGGCATGGCGCTGGATGCTTATCCGGGTAATGGCGTCAACACGCCGGTCGCGCGGATCTATCTCGATGCGGATCAGGAGCTGGCGCTTTATAAAAAATTCTCGCCCGTTCGCAACGCGCCAGCTTCAGCGGAAAAAGTGACGTTGCCGGACAACCCCTTTTGGTTTTATGGCGCGATACTGGCGGAAATGGGGCACGATCTCACATACCAACGCGTTCTCCCGGCAGTGATCTCAGCGCTGGTGAGTCATTTCCGCAACAACGCTATCAGCCCGGAAACCTTCTTTTCCTCAGCGGCAGGCGATTTGCAGGGATGGCAGGTGGGGCTGGCCTGA
- a CDS encoding 3-oxoacyl-ACP synthase III family protein: MSNHPKYTCSPGHTRIISTGVYLPEGRISSRELMEQLDSPQRFGLNRNWLARLTGVRERCVADDHLQPSDLAVRAARDALAHAEIKLADIDALIFAGVFRDFHEPATAHIVAHKLGANIPTAFDVSNACHSFEDALHIMDALIAAGQVKYGLIVTGETSYRMRHEAINRLQQTTDRELFMELCAGLNVGDCGAAMIVGAKKDPHVGFMGFMKESRSHYYHYSTSGPACSDHLLKVWMTPLVDEAISMGEAMFPAFMDHLGWSRNDIKACVSHQASTSQIQRMAGYMDVDPALFVETISTMGNLISGNATVGLHILAERQQLKPGDKLVLVGGGSGIVGSHMGLIWG; this comes from the coding sequence ATGAGCAACCATCCAAAATATACCTGCTCACCCGGTCACACACGTATTATCAGTACCGGTGTTTATCTCCCGGAAGGCCGGATAAGTTCCCGGGAGCTGATGGAACAACTCGATTCACCACAGCGCTTCGGCCTGAATCGCAACTGGCTGGCGCGGCTGACCGGCGTGCGGGAGCGCTGCGTCGCCGATGATCATCTGCAACCCTCCGATCTGGCCGTACGTGCCGCGCGTGATGCGCTGGCGCATGCCGAAATCAAATTAGCCGATATTGACGCGTTGATTTTTGCCGGTGTATTTCGCGATTTCCACGAACCGGCAACCGCACATATTGTGGCGCATAAACTGGGCGCAAATATTCCCACCGCGTTTGATGTCAGTAATGCCTGTCACAGTTTTGAAGATGCTCTGCATATTATGGATGCGCTCATTGCGGCGGGCCAGGTTAAATACGGCTTAATTGTCACCGGTGAAACCAGCTATCGCATGCGGCATGAAGCAATAAACAGGTTGCAACAAACCACGGACCGCGAACTTTTTATGGAGCTTTGCGCAGGGTTAAATGTCGGTGATTGCGGTGCGGCAATGATCGTCGGGGCGAAAAAAGATCCGCATGTCGGCTTTATGGGATTTATGAAAGAATCCCGCTCGCACTATTATCACTACAGCACCAGCGGCCCGGCCTGTTCCGATCATTTATTAAAGGTGTGGATGACGCCGCTGGTGGACGAAGCCATCAGCATGGGCGAAGCGATGTTTCCGGCGTTTATGGATCACCTCGGCTGGAGCCGCAACGACATTAAAGCCTGCGTTTCACACCAGGCCTCGACCTCGCAAATCCAGAGAATGGCCGGTTATATGGATGTGGACCCGGCCCTGTTTGTGGAAACCATCAGCACCATGGGCAACCTGATCAGCGGCAACGCAACCGTTGGGCTGCACATACTGGCAGAGCGCCAGCAGCTTAAACCGGGTGACAAACTGGTTCTCGTCGGTGGCGGCAGCGGAATTGTTGGCAGCCATATGGGGCTAATCTGGGGATAA
- a CDS encoding cupin domain-containing protein, translated as MSAKTAIPFVIRNFNTLEMEHFVRPPLYESLGGSLTKGTAASKLGASIDTLPPGKRCCPFHLHHAQEEMFIVLNGRGTLRIGDEERAIEEGDMICIPPGKAWPHQIINTSDQPLRYISISTMESPEICEYPDADKFLARARINGKEDFRRVDFRGEGVDYWEGEK; from the coding sequence ATGAGTGCGAAGACCGCCATACCGTTTGTCATCCGCAACTTTAATACCCTTGAGATGGAGCATTTTGTTCGCCCGCCGCTGTATGAATCCCTGGGCGGTTCGCTGACCAAAGGCACCGCCGCCAGCAAGCTCGGCGCGTCAATCGATACGTTGCCGCCGGGTAAACGCTGCTGCCCGTTTCATCTGCATCATGCGCAGGAAGAGATGTTTATCGTGCTGAACGGGCGTGGAACACTGCGCATTGGCGATGAGGAGCGGGCGATTGAAGAGGGCGATATGATCTGTATTCCACCGGGAAAGGCATGGCCGCATCAGATTATCAACACGTCCGATCAACCTTTACGCTATATCTCGATCAGCACCATGGAAAGCCCGGAAATTTGTGAATACCCCGACGCTGATAAATTCCTTGCCAGAGCGCGCATCAACGGCAAGGAAGATTTTCGCCGGGTTGATTTTCGCGGTGAGGGCGTGGATTACTGGGAAGGGGAAAAGTAA
- a CDS encoding LysR family transcriptional regulator, producing MQLRALRYFSQVAKSSSLRDAADKLFVAPGAVTRQIDILEHHYGAPLIERTPRGIKLTREGEFLAQAVDATLRELDAVKERISSTQSVVSGTVRICAAESLIAAFIAPVICTFRQRYPAVSFEIDIGSAPHVAEHLISGHADVALAFYMPVSAELQVTHYCALQHKVLMAAHHPLAKKSLLTLTDLARHPLAIPPANYAVRQLLESAARRENLHFDLCYIASSLEVQKALARQGLALLILPQLNVNDTTGHEDFVAVPLADPLMGTVKVDLCLPRQRTLSMATRIFHQMLAEQIDRQNGSFQY from the coding sequence ATGCAATTACGCGCGCTGCGCTATTTTAGCCAGGTAGCGAAATCCAGTTCGTTGCGTGATGCCGCCGATAAATTGTTTGTCGCGCCGGGCGCCGTCACGCGGCAAATCGATATTCTGGAACACCATTATGGCGCGCCGCTGATCGAGCGCACGCCGCGCGGTATCAAACTGACGAGGGAAGGGGAGTTTCTCGCCCAGGCCGTGGATGCCACCTTACGCGAACTGGATGCGGTAAAAGAGCGCATCTCCAGTACGCAAAGTGTGGTGTCCGGCACGGTGCGTATCTGCGCGGCAGAGAGCCTGATCGCCGCCTTTATCGCGCCGGTTATCTGTACTTTTCGCCAGCGTTACCCTGCGGTTTCGTTTGAAATCGATATTGGCAGTGCGCCGCATGTCGCCGAACATTTAATCAGCGGTCATGCCGATGTGGCGCTGGCGTTTTATATGCCGGTCAGCGCGGAGCTGCAGGTGACGCACTACTGCGCGTTGCAGCACAAAGTGTTGATGGCGGCACATCATCCGCTGGCGAAGAAAAGCCTGCTGACGCTCACCGATCTTGCCCGTCATCCGCTGGCTATTCCACCTGCCAACTATGCGGTGCGGCAACTGCTCGAATCCGCCGCCCGGCGCGAGAATCTGCATTTTGATTTGTGTTATATCGCCAGTTCGCTGGAAGTACAGAAAGCGCTGGCGCGGCAAGGGCTGGCGCTGTTGATCCTGCCGCAACTGAACGTTAATGACACCACCGGGCACGAGGATTTTGTCGCCGTGCCGCTGGCGGACCCGCTGATGGGCACAGTGAAAGTGGATCTCTGCCTGCCGCGCCAGCGCACACTGTCGATGGCGACACGTATCTTCCATCAAATGCTGGCTGAACAAATTGACAGGCAGAATGGGTCGTTCCAATACTGA